The DNA region ATCCAACACCTCTGCGGCACCTGAAAGATTTTTTCCAATTTCCGCGATTTTTCCATCTTTTATGCCAACCTCGACATCAAGAAATCCTTTTTCCGGGTTGAAAACTTTTCCATTTCTGATGATCAGATCCAGCATGTTCAGCCTCCTTGTTTAATAAAATATTCAACTATACCTTTTTCCCGGTCGTAGGCCCGGGTTCCAAACTTAAACAGCCGGGATCTATTTTTTGAGTTCATCCCATTTATAATCAATGAGTTCCAGCAGTACCCCGTTCATTTTTTTAGGGTGGATAAAAGAAAACTCGCAGTCACGAAACGGTCTCGCGCCTCCGATAAACGGATAATTCTTTTCCTGAAGCTCTGCCATGGCTTCCCGGGTGTCATCCACATTGAAACTGATGAGCATGACCCCTTCCCCTTTTTTTTCGATGAATTTTGCCACATCCCCGTCCGGTGTCGTCGATTCCATCAGTTCAAAACCGACGCCTCCGAGCCAGTATCTCGCCACCCTTATCTTTTCAGGCTCATCAATATATGCATCGTCAGGGGCCGTTTTCCCCAATACCGGTTCCCATACCTTACGGGCTTCATCAAGATTTTTGACGGCGATGCAGATGTGATCGATTTTATTGATTTTCATTTTTTCCTCCGTGGTAAAATTCACGATTATCTGTCTTTTCGTGAAGTGTAGTAAAATCCTTTAAAGCCTATCAATCAATGCTTGATTACTCAAAGCCGTTAAAATCCGCTTATTGCAATACGACTGATATACACATAATAAGCATCATCTAAATTTTATTGTCAAGGGAATTTTTTAATTTAATTTTCCGGGTTTTTGAATTATATAACAAGCGGAAATGAAGTTGCCACTAAGTTCATGTGTGATGAGTTACCAAATCTGTGAGAAACTCGTTATACTGCCATCAAAAAAAATGGCTTGTGTGACTGAAAGGGCAATTATGGATGCGATTTTGACAGAAAAAAATACCCGAAAACAGTGGCCCGGTTTCAAGAATCAGGGAAAAATTTGTCCCGAGCACCCCGTCGGTTGAGATCTCTATTGACAGCTTTCTGACAGGCCTTCTGGCACCATTTATTCAACGATCCTTCGATGATGTTTTCTACGACACAATGGCCAACTGTTCTGATGAGCAGTGCATGCGGGGGAGGGTATCAAAGAAACGATTCTTGTCTCAATTTGCTCAGACTCTCCAAAATATCTTTTTTAACGACTTTGAGATGTGAATTGATCGCTTTGTCCAATTTTTCTGGACTTTTTTTTTTAAAAGCTTGGTAAATCTGATTGTGATCTTTTAAAGCACGTTGCGCGACTTCTGGATAAATTATAATTGATTGTCTGAATTTCAGCGTATAATCACTCAGCATCATACATATTCGGTAAAGATATTTACTTCGTGTGGCCTTGTATATTATTTCATGGAATTCGATATCATAATTCGGCATATCTATTGTAGAATCCTTATCGATTGCTGCTTTTGATATATTCAGATTATTTTTTAACTGTGTAAGTTCTGCATCGGTAATGTTATTGATCGCTTTCTGGCCGGCCACATGTTCAATCGCCATCCTTGTTTCAAATAAATCCATGATATCACTTTCTGAAAGGGATTGTACAATATATCCGGCCCTGGGAATTGCATATAGCAGTTCCTCTTTAGCAAGTTGCTGCAGAGCCTCTCTTACAGGAGTTCGACTAACTCCTTTTTCTTTCGCAAGCACTGTTTCGACCAATCTTGTACCGCCGGGTATTTTCCCTGAAAGAATGTCCAATCGCAACTCTTGAAAAATTTGATCTGATTTCGAATTATTTTTGATTCTCATAAAATTAAACTTTTATAAATACTTAAATGTCGGCTTCATATGTTTATCATCATAAATTAAAATACTCAATCAGGATGTTGAAATCAATGAAAAAAAGCAGGAAACTCAATTATATGAAATGGATTATTTTTTTTCTTGACAAAACAATTTTCCTATGGCCACAAAATTCAGTTGGATTTTGTAGAATCATGAACATTTCTCCAAAGCCAGATAAATTTTCTCCGGCAGATTGTCTATTTTTATCAATTTCCTGAAGCCCGGCAATACACGATCGGTAGGAGAAGTTGAAGAGGTTGCTTCATATCCATTGATTTCGAGATCTGCGAACAGTCCTTCAAGATTTTCCTTCCCATTCAGAAGCAGGTGCATGTATTCGGGGTTTTTCAGATTTTTTATCAAGGGCGTGTCAGCCAGCATTGCATGCAAGACCCGCCGCATGGAGTTATCACCGGTTTTTCTTCGATGATCACGGCGCAGACCCCGAAAAAATTGTTCCAGCAGATTATTGGTGCGCTGGGGATGGATGGTTATTTTTCCGGACGGGGTATCGATATCGATAGGATCTGCAAACAGTCGTTCATCGTACTTGTCGATCTGTTTGGCCAGCTTTTGGCAAAGCAGATCTCTTTTATATCTGGCGTTTTTATCAAGTTTCGAACGGAATCGGCGGACGGCTTTTCGGATACTTTTCATAGATTTGTGCGATCCTTCATCATTCAAACCGTTCCGTCCGGAAGGATCGGCAATACGCATTTTTTCCCGGAGATCATCAAATAGAATGGTCCGCCATTCAAGATCGTCAACAGATCGCTTGAAATTAGGATCACCACAGAGATCATTTGTCAGTGTATTAAGCTTGCAAAACAACCGTTTTCCGACTCGGTCTACATGGGAGACCTGATCCTGCATGATCGGAAGATTTTTGTTCAACTTCACAATTCTGCGGGCGAAGGCCAGAAGTGGTCTATCAAACGGGAATCCATAACCGTTTCCCTCT from Desulfotignum phosphitoxidans DSM 13687 includes:
- a CDS encoding VOC family protein, which gives rise to MKINKIDHICIAVKNLDEARKVWEPVLGKTAPDDAYIDEPEKIRVARYWLGGVGFELMESTTPDGDVAKFIEKKGEGVMLISFNVDDTREAMAELQEKNYPFIGGARPFRDCEFSFIHPKKMNGVLLELIDYKWDELKK
- a CDS encoding GntR family transcriptional regulator, with product MRIKNNSKSDQIFQELRLDILSGKIPGGTRLVETVLAKEKGVSRTPVREALQQLAKEELLYAIPRAGYIVQSLSESDIMDLFETRMAIEHVAGQKAINNITDAELTQLKNNLNISKAAIDKDSTIDMPNYDIEFHEIIYKATRSKYLYRICMMLSDYTLKFRQSIIIYPEVAQRALKDHNQIYQAFKKKSPEKLDKAINSHLKVVKKDILESLSKLRQESFL